From the genome of Mustelus asterias chromosome 7, sMusAst1.hap1.1, whole genome shotgun sequence, one region includes:
- the LOC144495682 gene encoding RNA-binding protein 12-like, with the protein MAVVIRLQGLPASAGTLDIRHFFSRLTIPDGGVHIIGGELGEAFIVFATDEDARLAFLRSGEFLKGSRTKLTLSSRNEMQSTIEMSRKRYTRSSGDASSYKRPGFNNSGTGGLGNISSALAENLVAAMQHGINRDVFHPSEAGSSDMNNYGSRMDPMMSGTMSTMALASPQNIPGTPSSMSALFGMPSRAMSDNLDKFNGSGAMDPFDNSVYNNQRREQGAFNSDDVYLRLHGMPYSARELQVREFFHGLQVEAVHLKKDYRGLNNGVGFVRFASPWDAAEGLKRHKKYMGQRFVEVYRATELEWISGGTDLFMEDRHSDLNRDNRGRSPPHEEKHFHSRTRSRSPRRHRSRSCSPHDQDYWVRLKNVPHGISKKEVRSFFDELNVTGDQIYLVYDAHGRLAKEGFVKFKSSAEQRKALRYHKKCIANRPVYLYPISKRAMLDLVYTLKKQKSKEKSTYRIEEKEYQSRDGTHSRLYIHVCNLPFDISKPEVYKFFEEFGVADHGIQILVDSNGLGLGEALVKFKSEDEVLKAEHLCGKRLGGREVVLKLVTSDEVLELGVGSVHEKTKGQKESDYFGSYGRDGDHSLSHDMHFFESSGNMGSVSSMQGPRYGQEEGLYGGFNTGSSSFGSHSGGGFGSQFDSGYQRHMGISNGTAVVKACNLPFKFSVDEILDFFYGYRVIPESVTVRYNEKGLPAGDAVITFETVDEAMAAVRELNEKPIGKRNVKLSLL; encoded by the coding sequence ATGGCTGTGGTCATCCGCTTGCAGGGGCTCCCAGCTTCTGCAGGAACCTTGGATATTCGTCACTTCTTCTCTAGATTAACCATTCCTGATGGAGGGGTGCATATAATTGGTGGTGAACTGGGAGAGGCATTCATTGTATTTGCTACAGATGAAGATGCACGGCTTGCTTTCCTGAGATCGGGTGAATTTCTTAAAGGGAGCAGAACCAAGCTAACGCTAAGTAGCAGAAATGAAATGCAGAGTACAATTGAGATGAGTCGTAAGAGATACACACGCTCCAGTGGAGACGCATCCAGTTATAAAAGGCCGGGATTCAATAACTCTGGCACAGGTGGGTTAGGTAACATATCTTCTGCCCTAGCTGAAAACTTAGTTGCGGCTATGCAACATGGAATTAATAGGGATGTATTTCATCCCAGTGAAGCTGGAAGTTCTGATATGAACAACTATGGCTCTCGCATGGATCCCATGATGAGTGGTACTATGTCCACAATGGCTTTAGCTTCGCCACAGAACATTCCAGGTACTCCTTCCTCCATGTCTGCATTATTTGGAATGCCCTCTAGAGCAATGAGTGATAATTTGGACAAATTTAATGGCTCTGGGGCAATGGATCCCTTTGACAATTCAGTTTACAACAATCAAAGGAGAGAACAAGGAGCTTTTAATTCCGATGATGTTTACTTGCGGTTGCATGGTATGCCATATTCTGCAAGAGAGCTGCAAGTAAGAGAATTTTTCCATGGTTTACAAGTTGAAGCAGTTCATCTGAAAAAGGATTATCGGGGTCTGAATAATGGAGTGGGTTTTGTACGGTTTGCCAGTCCTTGGGATGCTGCTGAAGGACTGAAGCGTCACAAAAAATACATGGGGCAGAGATTTGTAGAGGTGTATCGAGCCACTGAGCTTGAATGGATTTCCGGGGGCACCGATTTGTTCATGGAAGATAGGCATTCAGATCTAAATAGAGATAATAGAGGTCGTTCCCCGCCTCATGaagagaaacatttccattctcGAACTCGATCAAGATCACCTCGAAGGCACAGGTCACGATCTTGTTCACCTCATGATCAAGATTATTGGGTTCGGTTGAAAAATGTACCCCATGGCATCTCAAAAAAAGAGGTACGAAGTTTCTTTGATGAACTGAACGTAACAGGTGACCAGATTTATCTTGTATATGACGCCCATGGTAGACTTGCTAAGGAGGGTTTTGTGAAGTTTAAAAGCAGTGCTGAACAGCGTAAAGCTCTGAGATACCATAAGAAATGCATTGCGAACCGTCCAGTTTATCTGTACCCTATTTCTAAAAGAGCCATGTTAGACTTGGTTTACACTCTTAAGAAGCAAAAATCAAAAGAAAAATCTACTTACAGAATTGAAGAAAAAGAATACCAGTCCAGAGATGGAACGCACTCAAGATTGTATATTCATGTTTGTAATCTGCCATTTGATATCTCCAAACCTGAGGTCTATAAATTCTTTGAAGAATTTGGTGTGGCAGATCATGGGATCCAAATACTTGTTGATAGTAATGGACTTGGACTAGGGGAGGCCCTGGTCAAGTTCAAGTCTGAAGATGAAGTACTAAAGGCTGAGCACTTATGTGGTAAAAGGCTTGGAGGACGAGAAGTTGTACTAAAACTGGTTACTTCAGACGAGGTGCTTGAACTTGGTGTCGGTTCTGTGCATGAAAAAACCAAAGGTCAAAAGGAGAGTGATTACTTTGGTTCATATGGTAGGGATGGTGATCATTCATTATCTCATGATATGCATTTCTTTGAATCTTCTGGTAATATGGGTTCTGTATCGTCTATGCAAGGACCAAGGTATGGCCAAGAAGAAGGACTTTATGGAGGTTTTAACACTGGAAGCAGCAGTTTTGGCAGCCACAGTGGAGGGGGATTTGGATCTCAATTTGATTCAGGGTATCAACGTCATATGGGAATATCCAATGGCACGGCTGTTGTGAAGGCTTGCAATCTGCCTTTCAAATTCTCTGTTGATGAAATACTGGACTTCTTCTATGGCTATCGTGTTATTCCGGAGTCTGTCACTGTACGGTACAATGAGAAGGGGTTACCTGCAGGCGACGCGGTAATTACATTTGAAACAGTCGATGAAGCAATGGCTGCTGTTCGTGAACTGAATGAGAAACCAATTGGAAAAAGGAATGTCAAACTAAGCTTGCTATAA